Within Kineothrix sp. MB12-C1, the genomic segment TATTTCTTATATTCTTTCATGACAGCCGTATCTTCACCATCGTCGCGAATACCATTATCGAAAATACCTAGCGCACTGAGAGCCGTAATGCCTTTTTTATTGGAAGCCGTAATGGAGAAGTCACCGTTTGTCCCGCTTGTAGTCGCTCCGATGAATAATCTTTGATTCTTTTCATCGAAGTTAGCATCCACACCGGCACTTTTCAATGCACTGACCAAACTCCCCATGGTCATATTCTCGGTAACCGTAATATCCGTAGTCTTTCCTCCTACCGTAACGCTAAAGGAACTTCCTGCTTCAATTTTATCACCATCTGCATCTGTTATATCTACCAACTTACTACTCTTCGTATAACTACCACCATTCAACTTGGCTCCGGTCAAAAATCCAGCAGATGCCTTTCGGATAATCTTCAACTCCTGTGCTGCATTCATTGCATTATCACTACTTACCACACTCGCTACAGATGAATCAGAAACAGAGGTTATCTTCTTGCTATAATCTGTTGAAAAACGCATATTATTAAGAGTAGTATTAAACAACTTATATACCTTGCTATTCAAGTCCTTCCATGCATCCTGTTTCCACTGTAACTTTGTCTGCTGTTTCTTTACATTATCTACACTTATTCTTTTTGCCTTCATTAATTCCGAAATAATTGATTCTGTATCCAATCCGGAATTCATACCTGTAATTCTTATCGGCATGCTACTTTCCTCCTATCTTTTCTCATCCACTAGAATACCTGCTAATTCCCATACCTTAGCGATCATATCCAAGGTCTCTTCCGGTGGATATTCCTTAATCAATTCTTTTGTATCTTTATCCACAATTTTAATCATAACCCTATTAGTTCCTTCATGGATACCAAACACAGCTTCTGAATGGGGCATTTTTTTGTTAAGCTGTTCTACCGCCTTTTTAACTTTTTCGCTGTCTGACTGCCGCGCTTCTCTGCTATCAACGTCTGCATTCTGATTATCTGTCTTCACAGATGTACTAATATTGGCTGATGTTTCAGATGAGAAAACCTCCTTGTTCTCCGTGACCGACCTGGGCTCTGTCACACTCTGCGCCATCTGTGTCTGAATATTTCTAATATTCCCTACCGGTTCCATTGCCATTGTAACCACCTCCATGTGATAATATGTTAAATTAGATATTTCTCTACTACATGCTTATTTATTATATCGGATAAATTTGATAAAAACTTAGTCCCTTTTTCTAATATAAGCCTTGCAGCAAGTTCTCACCTGCCCAAGGCTCATTATTTGCTAAAAATTAGTCTTAACTTCTAAATTATCCCAATAACTTCTTCAACGCATCTACACCCTCGACATCCATAGATGCTTTGTTTTCATCCTGTATCTGAACGTACACCTCTTTACGGTATATAGGCACTTCCTTCGGTGCTGCAATTCCGATTTTCACTTGCTCGCCTTTGATTTCAAGTATTGTAATTTCAATGTTATTGTTAATAATCAAGGCTTCATTTTTCTTTCTCGATAAGGCTAACATCTATTCACCCGCTTTCTTTGCCTGAAGAATATCGTAAATAGGATATTTAACCTGATATTCATCTCCCTCTATGATTACCTGGCATGCTTTTTTGGCTCCTGCATTGATAACGATAGGGCCTCTTAGGTTCACAGACATCTTCGTAAGATCCCCGGGCACCGTAACAGTTACGAGTACAAGCAGTTCCTCGGGATTCAATTCACCTAACGGCTTAATCCATTCTTCCTCAACTTCCGGGTTATAATCCTCCTTTATCAGCAGTGGATCCATAACCGGCATTGCAAAGGCAGGTTCCTGTATGGACTGCAGCCAATGAATAGAACCGGCTCCCGTTTCTTCATCGTGAATCATCGTAAACTCTGTCAAATCAGGAAAGCCTACAATCCCTTTGGGGAATGTAATAATCTTCTCTTCATCTATCGTAATTTCACCAAATACCTTCGTCTGTATTATCATGGCTTCTCCTTTTAAATGTAATGCATCAATGAGTTCTGCAGAATCTTACTCGTCGCCATTAGGGCTGACTGATAAGAATAATTCATACTCGTAAGCTGTATCGTCACTTCTGTAATCTCCACATCCTCATTCGATGACTGTAATGTCTGGAATGTAGTCTTCTGAGTCATCAAACGGTTCGTGATTAAATCAAGACGGCTGCCCCTCGTACCATTATCCGTAATCGCCACATTCGTAGTGCTCAATGCTCCCTGAATCTTGGTGGTCAACCCTTCGAACATTTTCTGCATATTTTCACGAATATAGGTGTATGCTTTATCTGCCGCATCATAGGTAGCTTTTAAATTATCATACCCTGTCTGACCTTCTTCCATACCATCCAGCATTCTCTTCAAATTCGTCCTGCTCTTATCGATTTCCTTCAGCGCTTCCAACGCATTCACCATATCATCAATATTTCTATCTATATCGAGAGTAAAGACTTCATCTGCTGTTGTGTTGATACGAATCTTCTGGTTATATCCTACATCGTATTGGATTACTTGGGAAACACCTTCTCTGGTTATATAGTAATCATTGGGAGGTAGCGCCGTTTCATCTGCGTTTTTGTTATAATTATATTTTATTCCGTCTGCTGACTCACATGCAAAGTAATGTTGAGGACGCAAATCCCCTTCCTTCCACGAGTCTTTCGTATAACTAATTCTTATCTCGGCATTCGAATCTACGAAGTTGGGAGAAGTATCATCCGTAATGTCATCATATACCGCTTTCCCTATCAAAAGCTCTCCCGTCTCAGGAATCAACACTACTTTATCGGGATTATTAATAATATATTCATACGGATTCGGTGTTGCTGTCGATGACATAGCTGTCACCGATGTTCCTGCCGGAAATAAAGGAGCCTCTGTCGGAGGAGTCGTCGTCTGATTCGTCACTTTTGTTAAATTAGCTGCACTGAATGCCGCAGCATCGGCTGATAAATTGTCATAAGACAATCGAATACGATAGATATTACTGTTCTCTATTGTAGTATCGCTGATTGCCGAGGTTGCCGGGTCATAATTCTCCTTCGATATCCCCTTCAAAGCTCCTATATTCGTATAATTAATCGTATCGATAGCGGAAATATTAAGCTGTTCGGTAATCTTAAACTCTTCCTTTGTATCCTCCGTATAGGTCAGTGTAGTATCTGTACGGTATCCGGTAAATACATAGCGTCCGGCAAAGTCTACATTACCTGTTGCATAGAACTCATCTCTTAAAGATTTCAGCTGCGTAATGATGATTTCCAACGTATCTGCGCCCAGGTCCTTATTACTTCCCTTATTACTTTGCTCTATCATATTATAAATAACTTCTGTCGTTGTATTCAGAGCATCCGCGGTCACCTTAATCCAGCTTTCCGCATCGGGAGCATTTTTCTCATAATATTGCTTAATTTGGGATACATCGCTTCGAAGTCTTAACGCACGGATTGCAATAACAGGATCATCCGAAGGTCTCGTTATCTTCTTCTGTGTGGACATTTGCGTACTTAACTTATCTTGAAGCACTTTATTATTATTAATATTATGCAAAGAGTTATTCTGCATAATTTTATTCGTCATTCTCATCGTAACACCGTGCCTTTCTCCTGCTTATACATAGCTACCTGTCGAACTTTATAATTCCATACACACTTTCTCAGAAGAGAACTCATCATATGTGAAATTCCTATACTCCGGTTTCAAGTATCAGACGGTCGTAGATTTCCGTTAATACCTGTACCATCTTAGATGAAAGGGTGTAGGCGTTCTGGAACTTTATCATATTCGTCGCTTCCTCATCCTCGTCCACACCGGAAATGGATGCTCTTTGATTCTCAATCGTTACCGCAATCCCAAAATAGGTATCATAGAAGGTATTCGCATTGCTGGCATTAAGAGCCACATCGGACAGAAGATTCTGCAAGAACTCGCTGGCTGTTGCATTGCGGAAGTTGAACTTCGTCTTATCGCTCAGTGTGGCGATTAACTCCGTGATCTTGCCGCATTCTTCCACACCTACCTCTTTGCTGGATCTTGTTCCGAGTAAGTCGGCATTGGCGAGCAGTTTATTGTTGATTTGGAGATTGAAGGCAGTCATCTCATAATAGCCCTTATCACTGCTAAGAAAATCATCCTTGTCATACTGCGAATCATTCGCGCTGCTTCCTGTCATTGCTTTTGCTGCGGTAAAAAGTATTTCACCTTCTTCACCTGTTGCTCCGAATCCACTCGCAAATATTTCATTCACCTTAGCTGCAAAAGCACGGACGAATTCATTCATCTGAGATAAGTAGTAGGGAATTCCCTGATAGGAAATATTCTTACCTACTTCTGCTTCCTTTGCAATTTTAGAAGCATCGATAACGGAATCGCATTTTGCATCATCCATACGGAAAATATAAGTGGAATTCGCTTCATCGTATTCCCAAGATTTATAATAATAAATCGTATTTCCTATAACAATACTTCCTCCCGTATCGGAAAGATTATTTTTGTCCATATTCTTCAGGTGTTCCTGCGTCACTTTGATCCTAACTTCCGCATCCGCACCATCAGCCGTCCTTCCTACATTTGTTACAATTCCGGAAAACGCCTGACTATTATTGCCGTCACGCATCGCCACAAGGCCTTTTAGCGCTCCGCCCATAGCCGCATTATTTAAATTGAACTCATTGCCGTTATTCCAATAAATATCATACAGACCATCCGCGTCCGTCATATTGATTTTCTCATTTTTCGCTCTGGAACGGCATTCCAGCGTATTGAAATCATTGCCATTCACAAGCGGTTGTCCACCGGCGATAGATACGATAAATCTCGTTCCGCCAGTCTCTCTATTCGGATTGTTGGCATCCGTAACAGCCACTTCCTGAGTCTCAATATCTACGATTTCAGACAGCTCATCCAGCATCAAATCGCGTTTGTCACGCAACTCATTCGCTGCAGCACCTGTCATTTCAATTACATTTATCTGCTTGTTCAATGTAGCTATTTCTGTAGCAATCGCGTTAATTCGATCCACTCTTATCTTAATCTCGGAGTTAATATCTTTCTGTAATTCTTTCAGGTTACCCGCTGTATTGTTGAAATATTCCGCCATGCTCTGTGCTGCTGCAATAAATTGTGCCTTGCTGTCCGTGGCGCTTGCTGCGGTAGACACTCCCTGTAATGTTGCCCAGAAAGCATCATAGATCGTTCCGAAACCCGAGATTCCATCATCATCCAGATACTGTTGAATCGTACCTGTATAATACTTCTTAACATCGTACTCACCAAGCGTCGTATTATTATTGCGAAACCGCATATCATAGTAGCTATCGCGGATACGCTCGATTGCCACCGTATCAACTCCGGCACCGGCACAGCCATATGTGGCAAATACGCGAAGAGCATCTGTAGCCTCCTGTGATACCGTTTGTCTGCTATATCCATCTGTATGTACGTTGGAAATATTATTTCCCGCCGTATTCAGTGCTGCATTCGCTGCCCGAAGTCCTGATGATGCGATTGTCAATCCGAAAAATTGTGATGGCATCTACCTCACCTTACCTTCCTAATGTATTTAAAATATGTTCCATCATTTCGTTGATTACGTTAATATACCTGCTGGATGCATTATAAGCATTCTGGAACTTAATCATGAATTCCATTTCTTCATCCGAGGACACGCCTACAATCTGCTCTCTTGCGGAGAAAGCTTCATTTACCGTATTGACCTGCGCCGCCGCAATTGCTTTATTGGCTTCTCCAGTATTACTTATCTGGGAAATCAAGCTGGAATAATATTTCATCAAGTTCGTAGTTGTCTTAAGGTTAGGATTTAATGTATGCGTTTC encodes:
- a CDS encoding flagellar protein FlaG gives rise to the protein MAMEPVGNIRNIQTQMAQSVTEPRSVTENKEVFSSETSANISTSVKTDNQNADVDSREARQSDSEKVKKAVEQLNKKMPHSEAVFGIHEGTNRVMIKIVDKDTKELIKEYPPEETLDMIAKVWELAGILVDEKR
- the csrA gene encoding carbon storage regulator CsrA codes for the protein MLALSRKKNEALIINNNIEITILEIKGEQVKIGIAAPKEVPIYRKEVYVQIQDENKASMDVEGVDALKKLLG
- the flgK gene encoding flagellar hook-associated protein FlgK, whose translation is MPSQFFGLTIASSGLRAANAALNTAGNNISNVHTDGYSRQTVSQEATDALRVFATYGCAGAGVDTVAIERIRDSYYDMRFRNNNTTLGEYDVKKYYTGTIQQYLDDDGISGFGTIYDAFWATLQGVSTAASATDSKAQFIAAAQSMAEYFNNTAGNLKELQKDINSEIKIRVDRINAIATEIATLNKQINVIEMTGAAANELRDKRDLMLDELSEIVDIETQEVAVTDANNPNRETGGTRFIVSIAGGQPLVNGNDFNTLECRSRAKNEKINMTDADGLYDIYWNNGNEFNLNNAAMGGALKGLVAMRDGNNSQAFSGIVTNVGRTADGADAEVRIKVTQEHLKNMDKNNLSDTGGSIVIGNTIYYYKSWEYDEANSTYIFRMDDAKCDSVIDASKIAKEAEVGKNISYQGIPYYLSQMNEFVRAFAAKVNEIFASGFGATGEEGEILFTAAKAMTGSSANDSQYDKDDFLSSDKGYYEMTAFNLQINNKLLANADLLGTRSSKEVGVEECGKITELIATLSDKTKFNFRNATASEFLQNLLSDVALNASNANTFYDTYFGIAVTIENQRASISGVDEDEEATNMIKFQNAYTLSSKMVQVLTEIYDRLILETGV
- a CDS encoding flagellin N-terminal helical domain-containing protein — translated: MTNKIMQNNSLHNINNNKVLQDKLSTQMSTQKKITRPSDDPVIAIRALRLRSDVSQIKQYYEKNAPDAESWIKVTADALNTTTEVIYNMIEQSNKGSNKDLGADTLEIIITQLKSLRDEFYATGNVDFAGRYVFTGYRTDTTLTYTEDTKEEFKITEQLNISAIDTINYTNIGALKGISKENYDPATSAISDTTIENSNIYRIRLSYDNLSADAAAFSAANLTKVTNQTTTPPTEAPLFPAGTSVTAMSSTATPNPYEYIINNPDKVVLIPETGELLIGKAVYDDITDDTSPNFVDSNAEIRISYTKDSWKEGDLRPQHYFACESADGIKYNYNKNADETALPPNDYYITREGVSQVIQYDVGYNQKIRINTTADEVFTLDIDRNIDDMVNALEALKEIDKSRTNLKRMLDGMEEGQTGYDNLKATYDAADKAYTYIRENMQKMFEGLTTKIQGALSTTNVAITDNGTRGSRLDLITNRLMTQKTTFQTLQSSNEDVEITEVTIQLTSMNYSYQSALMATSKILQNSLMHYI
- the fliW gene encoding flagellar assembly protein FliW, which codes for MIIQTKVFGEITIDEEKIITFPKGIVGFPDLTEFTMIHDEETGAGSIHWLQSIQEPAFAMPVMDPLLIKEDYNPEVEEEWIKPLGELNPEELLVLVTVTVPGDLTKMSVNLRGPIVINAGAKKACQVIIEGDEYQVKYPIYDILQAKKAGE